Proteins from a single region of Mycetohabitans endofungorum:
- a CDS encoding amino acid aminotransferase: MFEHVEAFPGDPILSLNEDFQVDPRADKVNLSIGIYFDAHGKLPVMAAVRDAEHALAGEIGPRPYLPMSGLPAYRDAVQQLVFGNACGARADRRIATLQTLGGSGALKVGADFLQRTFPDAQVWISDPSWENHRVVFERAGFTVNTYPYYDGATGGLRFDAMLDALRAIPKRHIVLLHACCHNPTGVDLDRDQWREVISLIEQNELLPFVDMAYQGFGTDLDDDAFAVRELAARGLSCLVANSFSKNFSLYGERCGGLSVVCQSADEATRVLGQLTGAVRANYSNPPTYGAKVVHKVLCTPALRASWQSELASMCKRIAAMRRAIHQRLQGRVVDDTLSRYIQQRGMFTYTGLSAAQVDRLRTEHGVYLVRSGRMCVAGLNEQNVGMVADAIASVLRA; the protein is encoded by the coding sequence ATGTTCGAACACGTCGAAGCGTTTCCCGGTGATCCAATCCTGTCGCTCAACGAGGATTTCCAAGTCGATCCTCGAGCCGACAAAGTGAATCTGAGCATCGGCATCTATTTCGACGCGCACGGCAAGCTGCCAGTGATGGCTGCTGTGCGCGATGCGGAGCATGCGCTGGCCGGCGAGATCGGACCCCGTCCCTACCTGCCAATGTCGGGACTGCCTGCCTATCGCGACGCAGTACAGCAGCTGGTGTTCGGCAACGCATGCGGCGCGCGCGCCGATCGGCGCATCGCGACGCTGCAGACGCTGGGCGGCTCGGGTGCGTTGAAGGTCGGCGCAGACTTCCTGCAACGCACCTTCCCCGACGCGCAGGTGTGGATCAGCGACCCCAGTTGGGAAAACCACCGCGTGGTATTCGAACGCGCCGGCTTCACGGTGAACACCTACCCGTACTACGATGGCGCCACCGGCGGCTTGCGCTTTGACGCGATGCTCGATGCGTTGCGCGCGATTCCGAAGCGCCACATCGTGCTACTGCACGCGTGCTGCCATAACCCGACCGGAGTCGACCTGGACCGCGACCAATGGCGCGAGGTCATCTCGCTCATCGAGCAAAACGAGCTGTTGCCGTTCGTCGACATGGCGTACCAGGGTTTCGGCACAGATCTGGACGATGACGCCTTCGCGGTGCGAGAGCTGGCCGCGCGCGGCCTATCGTGCCTGGTCGCGAACTCGTTTTCAAAGAACTTCTCGCTGTATGGCGAACGCTGCGGCGGCCTGAGCGTCGTGTGCCAATCCGCTGACGAGGCAACGCGCGTACTCGGGCAGCTGACCGGCGCAGTACGAGCTAACTACAGTAACCCGCCGACCTACGGCGCTAAGGTGGTCCACAAGGTGCTCTGCACGCCAGCGCTACGCGCGTCGTGGCAGTCCGAGCTAGCGTCGATGTGCAAGCGCATTGCCGCGATGCGTCGTGCAATCCACCAGCGGTTGCAGGGCCGTGTCGTCGACGATACATTGTCACGCTATATCCAACAGCGCGGTATGTTCACCTATACCGGGCTGAGCGCCGCGCAGGTGGACCGGCTGCGCACCGAGCACGGCGTATATCTGGTTCGCTCCGGGAGAATGTGCGTCGCGGGCCTGAACGAGCAGAACGTCGGCATGGTCGCCGACGCCATCGCGAGCGTGCTGCGCGCGTGA
- a CDS encoding amino acid permease, whose translation MAVADNTDTALKRGLKNRHIQLIALGGAIGTGLFLGIAQTIQMAGPSVLLGYTLAGGIAFLIMRQLGEMVVDEPVAGSFSYFADQYCGRFAGFLSGWNYWVLYILVGMAELSAVGIYIQYWWPGVPTWASALAFFVLINAINLGSVKSYGEVEFWFSIVKVAAIAGMIVFGAYLLLSGSAGPQASIANLWQHGGFFPNGANGLAMSMAVIMFSFGGLELVGITAAEADDPHNSIPRATNQVVYRILIFYVGALAVLLSLYPWQNVASGGSPFVMIFHAMNSNVVATVLNAVVLTAALSVYNSGVYSNSRMLYSLARQRNAPRALGTVNRRGVPVAALAVSAAITGVCVVINYVMPARAFELLMGLVVSALLINWAMISIIHLRFRQHKRRTGQTSHFASVGHPFTNYLCLTFLAAILVVMYCTPTLRLSVYLIPAWLAVLAISYRFRRPGAPLAISGDL comes from the coding sequence ATGGCAGTAGCAGACAATACAGATACCGCGCTCAAGCGTGGATTGAAAAACAGGCATATCCAGTTAATTGCGCTAGGCGGCGCCATCGGCACCGGTTTGTTCCTGGGCATCGCGCAGACGATCCAAATGGCGGGACCGTCAGTATTGCTAGGCTACACATTGGCCGGCGGCATCGCTTTTTTGATCATGCGGCAGCTCGGCGAGATGGTGGTCGACGAGCCGGTCGCCGGCTCGTTCAGTTACTTCGCCGACCAGTACTGTGGCCGCTTCGCAGGCTTCCTGTCCGGTTGGAACTACTGGGTACTGTACATTCTCGTGGGCATGGCCGAGTTGTCGGCGGTCGGCATCTATATCCAATATTGGTGGCCCGGCGTGCCGACGTGGGCCTCAGCGCTGGCGTTCTTCGTGCTAATCAACGCGATCAACCTGGGCAGCGTAAAATCATACGGCGAGGTGGAATTCTGGTTCTCGATCGTCAAGGTGGCCGCGATCGCCGGCATGATCGTATTCGGCGCCTACTTGCTGTTGTCCGGCTCGGCGGGCCCGCAAGCGAGCATTGCCAACCTGTGGCAACACGGTGGTTTTTTCCCGAACGGCGCCAATGGTCTGGCAATGTCGATGGCGGTGATCATGTTCTCGTTTGGCGGCCTAGAGTTGGTCGGCATCACGGCTGCCGAGGCCGACGATCCGCACAACAGTATCCCGCGCGCCACCAACCAGGTCGTCTACCGAATCCTGATTTTCTATGTCGGCGCGCTCGCCGTGCTGCTGTCGCTCTATCCATGGCAGAATGTCGCCAGCGGCGGCAGCCCGTTCGTGATGATCTTCCACGCGATGAACAGCAACGTGGTGGCCACCGTGCTCAACGCCGTGGTACTAACCGCCGCGCTGTCAGTTTATAACAGCGGGGTCTACAGCAACAGTCGGATGCTGTACTCGCTCGCTCGGCAACGCAACGCGCCGCGCGCGCTCGGCACGGTGAACCGGCGCGGCGTGCCGGTCGCCGCCCTCGCGGTATCGGCGGCGATCACCGGCGTGTGCGTGGTCATCAATTATGTGATGCCGGCCCGGGCGTTTGAACTGTTGATGGGATTGGTGGTATCAGCGCTGCTGATCAACTGGGCCATGATTAGCATCATCCACCTGCGTTTTCGGCAGCACAAGCGCAGGACTGGCCAAACGAGCCACTTCGCCAGCGTCGGCCATCCGTTCACGAACTATCTGTGCCTGACGTTCCTTGCTGCGATCCTGGTCGTGATGTACTGCACGCCGACGTTGCGCCTGTCAGTCTACCTGATTCCTGCCTGGCTGGCGGTGTTGGCGATAAGCTATCGCTTTCGCCGGCCCGGTGCGCCGTTGGCGATATCCGGGGACCTCTAG
- a CDS encoding Lrp/AsnC family transcriptional regulator, whose amino-acid sequence MQVLKLDRTDRRLLTVLQEQARASNLELAEAIRLSPAQTLRRHRRLEELGLIKRYEARLNAPQLGIGVVAFIHVTMERGHIHNMARFRELVAELAQIQECFSVTGDIDYVLKVVARDLKALSAFLLDTLQIPGVSKVRSSVCLDEIKCTSALPLEL is encoded by the coding sequence GTGCAGGTACTCAAGCTCGATCGTACAGACCGCCGGTTATTAACCGTACTACAGGAACAGGCGCGTGCTTCAAACTTGGAACTGGCTGAGGCGATACGGCTGTCGCCGGCGCAGACGCTGCGCCGCCATCGGCGCCTGGAGGAACTCGGCTTGATCAAACGGTACGAGGCCCGCCTCAATGCACCGCAACTGGGCATTGGCGTTGTCGCGTTTATCCATGTGACGATGGAGCGCGGACATATCCACAACATGGCGCGGTTTCGCGAACTGGTTGCCGAACTGGCGCAGATACAAGAGTGCTTCTCGGTAACAGGGGACATCGACTACGTATTGAAGGTCGTGGCGCGGGACTTAAAGGCGTTGTCGGCGTTTCTACTCGATACGCTGCAGATCCCGGGCGTGAGCAAAGTGCGCTCAAGTGTATGTTTGGACGAGATCAAGTGCACGAGTGCGTTGCCGCTCGAGCTGTGA